A genome region from Triticum aestivum cultivar Chinese Spring chromosome 2B, IWGSC CS RefSeq v2.1, whole genome shotgun sequence includes the following:
- the LOC123044207 gene encoding 40S ribosomal protein Sa-2, with protein MAAEGGGVRALSQREQDIQMMLAADVHLGTKNCDFQMERYVYKRRTDGIYIINLGKTWEKLQMAARVIVAIENPQDIIVQSARPYGQRAVLKFAQYTGANAIAGRHTPGTFTNQMQTSFSEPRLLILTDPRTDHQPIKESALGNIPTIAFCDTDSPMRYVDIGIPANNKGKQSIGCLFWLLARMVLQMRGTILPGHKWEIMVDLFFYRDPEEAKELEEDEALGAPEYAAVAEYTAPAGDTWGAEWPGAAAPAAAAEAPAGAEWTGAPAPAADGWDAVPAPAPTGWEQGSAPAPAAAPAATPNWE; from the exons ATGGCGGCTGAAGGCGGTGGCGTCCGGGCGCTGTCCCAGCGCGAGCAGGACATCCAGATGATGCTCGCCGCCGACGTCCACCTCGGCACCAAGAACTGCGACTTCCAGATGGAGCGCTACGTCTACAAGCGCCGCACTGACG GCATTTACATCATCAACCTTGGCAAGACCTGGGAGAAGCTTCAGATGGCCGCACGGGTCATTGTTGCGATTGAAAACCCTCAGGACATCATTGTGCAATCTGCTAGGCCCTATGGACAGAGGGCTGTCCTCAAGTTTGCCCAGTACACTGGTGCTAACGCCATTGCTGGCAGGCACACTCCTGGTACATTCACCAACCAGATGCAGACTTCATTCAGTGAGCCACGCCTTCTTATCCTGACCGACCCCAGGACTGATCACCAG CCTATCAAGGAGTCTGCACTTGGAAACATCCCCACCATTGCCTTCTGCGACACTGACTCTCCTATGCGTTACGTTGATATTGGCATTCCTGCTAACAACAAGGGGAAGCAGAGCATTGGTTGCCTATTTTGGCTGCTCGCCAGGATGGTTCTGCAGATGCGTGGTACCATTCTCCCAGGACACAAGTGGGAAATCATG GTTGATCTGTTCTTCTACAGGGACCCAGAGGAAGCTAAGGAGCTTGAGGAAGATGAAGCTTTGGGTGCTCCTGAGTACGCTGCAGTTGCAGAGTACACTGCCCCAGCAGGGGATACCTGGGGTGCTGAATGGCCAGGAGCTGCAGCTCCAGCTGCTGCCGCCGAAGCCCCGGCTGGGGCCGAGTGGACTGGTGCTCCAG CTCCTGCTGCCGATGGATGGGATGCAGTTCCAGCACCTGCCCCTACTGGCTGGGAACAGGGCAGCGCTCCCGCACCCGCAGCAGCACCAGCTGCTACTCCGAACTGGGAGTGA
- the LOC123044209 gene encoding DNA-directed RNA polymerases II, IV and V subunit 6A, whose amino-acid sequence MADDDYNEVDMGYEDEPPEADIEEGVEEDPENNEDAPDDVVGGEGEEKEQEKTARPRNTTKYMTKYERARILGTRALQISMNAPVMVELEGETDPLEIAMKELRARKIPFTIRRYLPDGSYEDWGVDELIVEDSWKRQVGGD is encoded by the exons ATGGCGGACGACGACTATAATGAAGTTGACATGGg GTACGAGGATGAGCCTCCAGAGGCTGATATTGAG GAAGGGGTTGAAGAAGATCCTGAGAACAACGAGGATGCCCCTGATGACGTGGTAGGGGGTGAAGGTGAAGAAAAGGAACAGGAAAAGACTGCCCGTCCACGCAATACAACAAAATATATGACCAAGTATGAGCGGGCACGCATCCTTGGCACACGTGCTTTGCAGATAAG CATGAATGCCCCAGTTATGGTTGAGCTTGAGGGTGAAACTGATCCTCTTGAG ATTGCCATGAAAGAACTGAGAGCACGTAAGATCCCCTTCACGATTAGGCGCTACTTACCTGATGGAAG CTACGAGGACTGGGGAGTTGACGAGCTCATTGTGGAGGACTCGTGGAAGCGTCAGGTTGGCGGGGACTAG
- the LOC123044208 gene encoding peroxisomal (S)-2-hydroxy-acid oxidase GLO4 isoform X2, translating to MENNLPVNIREYQELAKKALPKMHYDYINGGAEDEHTLRDNIAAYGRILLRPRVLVDVSNIDMSINLLGYDMPSPIIVAPTGSHKLANPEGEVATARAAASCNTLMVLSFSASCKIEEVASSCNAIRFYQLYVFKNRDVSATLVRRAESHGFKAIVLTVDTPMLGRREADIRNKMVAPANANLEGLMPIDDLDTTGGSKLEKYARDTLDPSLSWKDVEWLKSITSLPILLKGIVTAEDARKAVEAGAAGIIVSNHGARQLDYAPATISALEEVVKAVVGAVPVLVDGGVRRGTDLLKALALGARAVMVGRPVLYGLAARGQAGAKHVIEMLNRELELAMALCGCRSVAEITRDRVQTEGDRFRSLL from the exons ATGGAGAATAATCTACCAGTCAATATTCGCGAGTATCAAGAACTCGCCAAGAAAGCACTGCCAAAGATGCACTATGATTATATCAATGGAGGAGCAGAGGATGAACACACATTGAGGGACAACATTGCAGCATATGGAAGAATTTT GTTGCGACCTCGGGTTCTTGTAGATGTCAGCAACATAGACATGTCGATAAACTTATTGGGATATGACATGCCCTCGCCCATAATTGTTGCACCAACAGGATCACACAAATTGGCAAATCCAGAAG GGGAGGTGGCTACAGCAAGAGCTGCAGCATCATGTAATACCTTAATG GTGCTATCCTTCTCAGCCAGTTGCAAAATCGAGGAAGTTGCCTCCAGTTGTAATGCGATTCGTTTTTATCAGTTATAT GTTTTTAAAAACAGGGATGTTTCAGCAACATTGGTGCGGCGGGCTGAGAGTCATGGATTCAAAGCAATTGTTTTAACAGTTGACACTCCTATGCTCGGTCGACGTGAAGCAGATATCAGAAATAA AATGGTTGCTCCTGCGAATGCAAACCTCGAAGGTTTGATGCCAATAGATGATCTTGATACT ACAGGCGGGTCGAAGCTTGAGAAGTATGCGCGCGACACTCTGGACCCGTCTTTATCATGGAAG GACGTGGAGTGGCTGAAATCCATAACCAGCCTGCCCATTCTACTGAAGGGCATCGTGACCGCCGAGGACG CCAGGAAAGCAGTGGAGGCCGGGGCAGCAGGCATCATCGTGTCCAACCACGGCGCTCGGCAGCTCGACTACGCGCCGGCCACCATATCCGCCCTCGAAGAG gtaGTGAAGGCGGTGGTGGGGGCGGTCCCGGTGCTGGTGGACGgcggagtccggcgggggaccgaCCTGCTCAAGGCGCTGGCGCTGGGTGCGCGGGCAGTCATGGTGGGGAGGCCGGTGCTGTACGGGCTGGCAGCGAGGGGCCAGGCGGGGGCGAAGCACGTGATCGAGATGCTCAACAGGGAGCTGGAGCTGGCCATGGCGCTCTGCGGCTGCCGGAGCGTTGCCGAGATCACCCGTGACCGCGTCCAGACCGAGGGCGACCGGTTCAGGTCGCTGCTCTGA
- the LOC123044208 gene encoding peroxisomal (S)-2-hydroxy-acid oxidase GLO4 isoform X1, protein MENNLPVNIREYQELAKKALPKMHYDYINGGAEDEHTLRDNIAAYGRILLRPRVLVDVSNIDMSINLLGYDMPSPIIVAPTGSHKLANPEGEVATARAAASCNTLMVLSFSASCKIEEVASSCNAIRFYQLYVFKNRDVSATLVRRAESHGFKAIVLTVDTPMLGRREADIRNKMVAPANANLEGLMPIDDLDTARISHLQTGGSKLEKYARDTLDPSLSWKDVEWLKSITSLPILLKGIVTAEDARKAVEAGAAGIIVSNHGARQLDYAPATISALEEVVKAVVGAVPVLVDGGVRRGTDLLKALALGARAVMVGRPVLYGLAARGQAGAKHVIEMLNRELELAMALCGCRSVAEITRDRVQTEGDRFRSLL, encoded by the exons ATGGAGAATAATCTACCAGTCAATATTCGCGAGTATCAAGAACTCGCCAAGAAAGCACTGCCAAAGATGCACTATGATTATATCAATGGAGGAGCAGAGGATGAACACACATTGAGGGACAACATTGCAGCATATGGAAGAATTTT GTTGCGACCTCGGGTTCTTGTAGATGTCAGCAACATAGACATGTCGATAAACTTATTGGGATATGACATGCCCTCGCCCATAATTGTTGCACCAACAGGATCACACAAATTGGCAAATCCAGAAG GGGAGGTGGCTACAGCAAGAGCTGCAGCATCATGTAATACCTTAATG GTGCTATCCTTCTCAGCCAGTTGCAAAATCGAGGAAGTTGCCTCCAGTTGTAATGCGATTCGTTTTTATCAGTTATAT GTTTTTAAAAACAGGGATGTTTCAGCAACATTGGTGCGGCGGGCTGAGAGTCATGGATTCAAAGCAATTGTTTTAACAGTTGACACTCCTATGCTCGGTCGACGTGAAGCAGATATCAGAAATAA AATGGTTGCTCCTGCGAATGCAAACCTCGAAGGTTTGATGCCAATAGATGATCTTGATACT gcTCGTATTTCTCATCTGCAGACAGGCGGGTCGAAGCTTGAGAAGTATGCGCGCGACACTCTGGACCCGTCTTTATCATGGAAG GACGTGGAGTGGCTGAAATCCATAACCAGCCTGCCCATTCTACTGAAGGGCATCGTGACCGCCGAGGACG CCAGGAAAGCAGTGGAGGCCGGGGCAGCAGGCATCATCGTGTCCAACCACGGCGCTCGGCAGCTCGACTACGCGCCGGCCACCATATCCGCCCTCGAAGAG gtaGTGAAGGCGGTGGTGGGGGCGGTCCCGGTGCTGGTGGACGgcggagtccggcgggggaccgaCCTGCTCAAGGCGCTGGCGCTGGGTGCGCGGGCAGTCATGGTGGGGAGGCCGGTGCTGTACGGGCTGGCAGCGAGGGGCCAGGCGGGGGCGAAGCACGTGATCGAGATGCTCAACAGGGAGCTGGAGCTGGCCATGGCGCTCTGCGGCTGCCGGAGCGTTGCCGAGATCACCCGTGACCGCGTCCAGACCGAGGGCGACCGGTTCAGGTCGCTGCTCTGA